The DNA region TCGATGCGGATGTCGAGGCGTTCCTCGAGCTGGTGCAGGTCGTGCTTGGTGGCCACGTCGGCCCACCCCACCGGCGGCAGGTAGCCGATCAACGTCTCGGCAGGCACCGAACCCAGGGTCTCCTCCAGCCGCGTGAACAGCTCGTGGCGGGCACGCTCGTCCAGCGCCATTGTCTTGCCTCCGGGATGATCGGGCAACGGCGACCCGCAGGCGTCGCACCCGCCGGGCGTCCCCGCACCGCCCGACGGGCAGGGCTGTGGACCGGCGGTCGCCACGAGCGCGCCGCTGCCCGCTGCGCCGTGGTGGCTGCGCGCGGGTCGCGTTCAGCTGGTGGCGAGCAGCTCGTGGCGTTCGTCGACGAGGTCACGCGCCCGGCCCCCGCCCCGCCGCATGATGGGCTCGACGCGCCGCTCGGCTTCGGCGGCGATCTCGGGCTCGACGCCCCAGGACGCGAACAGCAGGTCGACGACCGTCCCCTCCGGGGACCGTCGCCCACCGAATGACGCGGTCCCACGGCGTCCGTTATCGCCGTGAGCACCGGCGGAGGCCGGGCTGGATGGCGATTGGCGTCTTCTGACCGACGGTGTTGTGGCAGTTGACGCCGCGGCCGGGGGGCGGGGGATGAGCGCGACCGTCCCGGGGCGCCTGCTCGGCCGGGCGCGACCTCCTCGCGGTCAGGGCACGGCCAACCGTGCCAGATCCGGCGGCAGTGGTGCCCCCAGGGCTATGCCGTCTTCGGTCACGGCGATCCCCACGCCGTAGCCCCTGACGCTGCTGTTGCTGAACGTGTTTGTCCCGACCCGGATCTGGTCGGGGGTGATCTCGACCTCCGGAAGCGCAACCGCGATGCCGGTGATGCGACCTTCCGTCGGTGCGCAGGTGTAGAGCTCCAAGCCGTCGTCGGAGAGGATGGCGAACCCGTCGAAGGTGGGCGTGTACCTAACGGAACCGGAACGTCGTCGATGTGGATCCCCTCCAAGCTCAAGGTGCCCACTCCTGCGGCGTCGATGGTCAGTGTGACTGTACCCGCCAGCATCCTGCCGTCCTCAGTCGACAGTCGGAGGAAGGCTGTGGCGCCGTTGGGCCCAGTCGGCCCCTCGACGAACTGGGTCTCGCATCTCATCGCTCTTGGCGTCGGGCGGCTGCGGCGGCAGATGGAGACAGGGTGTTCTCGTTCAACGGCTTGCGTCATGGCGGAGGGGCGAGCACCTCGCAGGGTGGGTCGGCGCGAACCAGTCGCTGGTCGGTGGTGAGCAGGGCCACGCCACGCTCCTCTGCCAACGCCACGTACAGGCCGTCGAGCACCCGGATGCGGTCGCGCAGGCCGAACGCTCGCTGGACCTGCGCGGCGCTCGCAACGACCAGCTGCTGGGGCAAGGCCAGGGCGGCGGTGAGCGCGTCGCGTGCCGTGTCCGCGGTGAGCGCGCCGGCCCGGTGCAGTCTGGCGACGGCTGATCCGACCTCCGCGGGCTGATGCGCGGGAGCCATCACCTCGCCTGACGCCAGCTGGTCGAGCAGCCAGCCGGCATGGGCCTGATCGACCAGCACGTCCACCAGGGCCGGCCTCCTGGGCGAGGGCCGACAGGGGTAGGCGTGCTCGCGCGCCTTGCGGTACAGCTCGTCGGGCAGGTACACGCTCACCTTGGGCGTACCCCCACCTGCACCCCCTAGGTGGTGGCAACTCTACTGTCATAGTACCGTGTCTCTATAGCCCTTAGTGTAGCATTATCATTACGACAAGGAGTTGAGATGCCTGGCACACCGACCCCGCGGGCGGTCACGCGCGCGCAGCGCGACCTGGGCGCGCACCTGCGACGTTGGCGCAAGCTCCAGCAGCTGTCCACCGCCCAGGTCGCCGACCGCGCCGGGGTGTCACGCCCCGTTGTCTCACGGCTGGAGAACGGCGAGGGGACCACGCTGGAGAACTTCCTGCGCACCGCCCGGGCGCTCGGCGTGCTCGACGGGATCGTGGCCGCGGTCGACCCGATGTCTGACGAGGTCGGTCGGCTGCGCGCCGACGAGCACCTGCCGCAGCGCGTCCGCCCACCCCGTGTCGGCCCGGCCAACGGCGGCGGGATCGACTTCGGGAGCGACGCGCCATGAGCGACATCGAGGTCCTCGCGCAAGTCGCCGACGACCCGGCAGTGATCGGTCGGCTGCACCCTCACCGGCCCCGGGGCAGGGCGGTCAGCTCCACCTTCGTCTACGACCCCGGCTGGACCGCACGCCCCGACGGGTTCGACCTCGACCCGGCGACGCCGCGCGGCACCGGCCCGGTGCAGACGCCGGCGGGACACGTGCTGCCGCGGGCGCTAGCCGACTGCGCCCCCGACCGCTGGGGGCGGACCCTGCGGATGCAGGAAGAGCGGCTGCTCGCCGAGGAGGAGGGCCGCGCGGCCCGCACGCTCGACGACATCGACTTCCTGCTCGGTGTGCGTGACGATCTGCGTCAAGGCGACCTGCGGTTGCGGGATGGCGGCGACTTCCAGCGCCTCGGTGGCGACGTGCCGCTCCTGACTGACCTCGGCGAGCTGCTCGATCTCGCCAACCGCGCGATGGACGAGGACCTCGGTGCCGCCGAGATCGCCCGGCTGGTCAGGCAAGGCTCCTCGCTTGGCGGCGCCCGGCCGAAGACTCATGTGCAGGACGCCGCCGGCCGGCTCGGCATCGCCAAGTTCCCCGCCGTATCGGTCGACTCGTGGGACGTGATGGCGTGGGAGAAGGTCTGCCTCGACCTCGCCGAGTCCGCCGGCATCGCCGTGCCGGGGCGGCAGTTGCTTGACATCGCTGGCCGACGCGTGCTGGTCGTGGCCCGCTTTGACCGCGTCCACCGTCCCGGCCGGGCGCCTGCACGGGTCGGCTACCGCTCGGCGCTGACGATGTGCGAGCGGTCAGATGGCGACGCCGGCAGCTACCTCGAGATCGCCGAGGTGGTGGAGGAGCACTCGCCACACGCCACCGAGGACCTGCGCCAGCTGTGGCGCCGCGTGGTCTTCAACGTGCTGGTGACCAACACCGACGACCACCTGCGCAACCACGCGTTCTTGCAGGAACGTGCCGGCGCGTGGCAACTGTCGCCCGCGTTCGATCTCAACCCCAACCCCGACGCCGGGCCGTCCCCGGCGCTGCACACCGCCATCGACGAGTACGCCACCGACGCCGACCTCGACCTGGTGATGGAGGTCGCGCCGCTGTTCCGACTCGATGAGCCGTCAGCCCGCCAGATGCTGCGCGAGGTGGCCGAGGCAGTCGAGGGCTGGCGCCACGCCGCGCACCGCTGCGGCCTTGACGACGACGCCGTGCGCCGCATGGCACCGGCGTTCGACCACCCCAGGCTGCGTCGGGCGCTCGCCTGCTGAGCGAGGCGCCGCGACGAGCGCGCGCCGGAGGGGATCTCCTCGATCTACCTGCTCGGCAGCGACTACGTCTTCCCCCGCACCGCCAACCAGATCCTGCTGGTGATCAACAAGGTCGACCTGGCTCCCATGGTGGGCGCCGACCTGGAGGTGATGCGCCGCGACGCCGCCGTCCAGCGCGGTGAGCGGCCCACGGTGTTCACCGACCTGCGCGCCCCCGAGGGCGCCCGCGCCGTCGCGGCCTGGGTGCGCGCCGCGCTGCCCCGGGCCGTGCGGTGAGCCCGGCGCCGGGCGCGGTGTCGGCCACCGGCCAGGTGTCGGCTGCCAGCCCGCTCGCCGCTGCCGGCGCGGTGTCGGCCGCGGCGGAGGTGCACGCCGAGCGCACCGCCCGGGGCACCCGGGCCCGACGCCGGCGCGCTGCGGGCCCCGGCCACCGACACGGCGGCGGTGCTGCGCCCCGCCCCCGGCCTGGCGGTGGCCACGGTCCTCGCCGGCACCCACCCGGGCGCGCGCGCCGCCCTCGACGCCCTGAGGTCACAGGTGGCTGGCAATGTGGCGTCCGACAACGGGCTCAGCCGGCCTGTCCGCGGAAGTTCTCTGCGGTCGCCGAGCCCGGCTGGGTGATGCCCTCCCGACGTTGCCGGCTCGTGGTCATCGCCGGGAGCCCCCGGTGCGGCACGCCGGTCAGCACCGGGGCCGACCATCATCGGGCGGCACCGAGGGTGCCGTCGGCCGGTCAGGGAAGCAGCTCGAACCGGGCCCCGGTCAGCGTCTGCAGCACCGTGAAATGCCGGTGGTCGAGCGTGGCGATGACCGCGGTGCGATACCGCTCCGCGAGCACGACGTTGGACGCATCCGCGACACCGATGCCCTGGTCGCGATACCGTCGCACGACCTCGGTCGCCTGTGCCAGGTCCGCTGCTGTGAAGGTGGCGAGCTCCCAGGCCCCGCCTGTCAGCTCCCCCAGGACTGCCAGCTCGGCATCCACTCCCTGACGGCTCGCGACGAGGTAGTCGACCTCGGCGACCACGTAGGGGGAGACCACCAGGAGGTCACCGGTCGAGCAGATGATGTCGGTCACCGCCTCGTGGTCAGGCTCGTCGGTGTCGAAGAACGCCAGCAACGCGCTGGTGTCGACGATCATCGTTCGCCGAACCCGGCGAGATGGCCATCGGCATCGCGGGCGATCGGCGCACCACTGGCGAACAGCCCTCCGCACGGACGTGGGCGCGGGCCTCCCACGGCCGATCGCAACGAGTCGCGGATGACCTCAGCCTCGGACACGCCGCGCTGGCGCGCCGCACGCTTGACCGCGTTCTTCAGTTCATCCGGCAGGTAGACCGTCGTCTTGTCCACGCCGTGCTCCTTCGCGCTCGTCCGCCGCAACATATGGTACCACCGGTGGCGCTCCGCTCGACCTCAGCGACCCATGGGTGCCCTGCAGCGCAGCAGCTTGACAGACCAGCGCGGGCATCAGCCGCTCGTTGAGGGCTTCCACGATGCCGGCGTGCGGCGCCTGCTGCGGGCCCAGCGCGACGAGCCCCCCGCCGAGCAACGGGATCCGCTCGTCGCCGAGCACGTCGTGGTCGCCCAGCCGGTCCTACTCGGTGCGGCGCAGCGGGGCGGACGACGGCCTCGGTGATGTCCTGGGGGCTCCGCGCCACGGCCGCAACCGCGAGTACCACGCGTTCTGGTCGGAGGTGCTCGCGGTAACCCCCGCCGGTGCATCGCCCCTCGGCATCGAGGTCCCGGCTCATCGTATGAACCAGATGGTGACACGGTTCGATGACCAGACCGCTCGTGCCGTCGACCAGCTGGTGGCCCAGGGCGTGGTGGCCTCGCCGTTCCGAGGCCGTGCGGCTGGGGCTGGGGGTGGTCGTGGAACGCCATCGCCGGGCGCGGATCGGGACGGTGATCGCCCAGGGCTACCAGCGGCGGCCGCAGACTGGCGCGGAGCGTGGCTGGGCGGACGAGGCGACCGTGGCCGTGATCGCCGAGGAGGCGTGGTGACCGATCCTTGCCAGGGCGAGGTGTGGTGGGCGGCAGGCCGCGGACACGCGGCGCCCGGAGATCTGCCGGGCCGTGGAAGCCCTCGCCGAGTGCCCCCCATGAGCCCGACGACGCCCGCCCCCGTCGCGGGTCTGCAGGGGGCCCCTGGAGGCGAGCCGGCTCGCCGTGCCGTGTCGCTTCCTGCCAGGTGGGAACTCGGGATCGTCGAGGACCGCCTCGACGACGAGACGGCCGCGGGCGGTCAAGGCGCGGGGCGCCGACGATGCGCGCGACGAGGCCCGCCACCTGCGCGTGCGTCGCCCTCAGCTGGTCGCGAGCAGCTCGTGCCACTCGTCGACGAGGTCACGCCCCCCGCCCGGCGCCACGGCGCAGAATGAGCGCGCCGAGCCGCGCGGCTTCGGCGGCCATCTCGGGCTCGACGCCGTAAGGCCGCGAACAGCAGGTCGACGACCGTGCCCTGCGGGGACCGGCCCGCCCGAGCGAGCCGCACGGCGGCCATGCGCCCCGGGCGGTCATGCTCGAGGACGGCGAGTGGTTCGTAGCGTGGGGCGAGCGCGGCTGACGGCCGCCGGCGCCTGGTCGTCACCCGCCGCAGCCACCGCCAGACCCATCCTGTGTCCCAAGCCAGCTTGGCCTCCCGGGTGGCCGCGCGTCCGTCGGACTGTTTGCCGCGCCGGCCCTGGGTGGCGGCGGGCACACAGGGCACCCCGGTGCCGTCCAGGGCGACGTACAGCGTGTCGATGGGTGCCCGGTCGGCGTCGAGGCGGGACAGCGTGCCGGCCACCACCGCGTCGGCCTGGGCTTGCACGGCGGCGGCGACCTGCTGGCCGTCGGCTTCGCGGAGCGTTCCACGCGTTTGGTGGTCAGCTCGATGCCGGCCAGCTCGGCCAGGTCCGCTCGTGCTTGGGCGAACGGTTTGCTGGCGGCGGTGCGTGCCACCATGCGGCGCAGCCCCGGCGACAGCGACGCGCCGGCCACCCCCAACTCGACATCGCGGGGTGCGGTGCCGGTGTGGCATGGGGTGCACTGGTACCAGGCGCGCTGCAACGTGACCGGCCCCAGCACCGTGTCTAGATGCTTGGCACGGTAGCTGACGAAGTCGGCCTGATGACCGTGGCCGCAGTCGATGCGGGCGCCGCGATGACCCGAGTCGGCCGCCAGCAGGTTCTCCAGCAGCGTCGCGCCCAGCCCGATCATCGCCGTGCGGACCGCACCCTCCAGGCCGCGCAGTCCCTCGGGCCCCGCGTCTGGGCCCACCAGCCCTTGCGCCTGAGTGGCAAGCCTGGCCACCTCGGCGGCGAACTCGGCGGTCAGCTCGGCGACGAGCCCCCTCTTTCGGGGTCCGCCACTTCTGCCTCGCCCTCGCCCTCGTCGCTGGGCGGCTGGAGGGGACGGGCCTCGCAGATCGCCTCGTTGACCGCAACGACCTGCCGGGACACCTCCACGAACTGTCGGTAGGCGGCGATCTCGCCGCGCACCTTGTCGACCTCTTCGGCCTTGAGCTGGCGGCCGGTGGTCTTGCCGCCGGGGTCTTTGCGGGTCCACATCACCCGCGGCCCGTGACCCGGATGGTCCTGACGGGCGCAGGCACAGTTGGGTTTGCCGCAGCGGCGGTATGACTCGGTCACCGACCCGCGCCGGAAGTCGTCGGTGGCGGCCAGCTGGTCGTACAGCCGGGTGCGCTGCTGCTCCAGGTCGTCCAGCTGCGGGTCGGTGTCCACACGTGCCTCCCTGTCTGAGTGTAGATACCACATCCAGACTAGGCGACAGGGAGGCCCGTCCTCGGGATCTCCGACCAACACGCATCTGCCCCCTGTGCGCCCGGATCTTCGACGGGCGCCCGACCAGACACTGCCCCGACCCGCACCCGCCCGACCCGCACCCGCTCGTTCAACTACCTACAGATCTGGCGCACACCCTCACGCCGAGGGGCGCATTGGCGATGTCCGCTCATCGACGGCGGCGGCCGCGCATGGCAGGCCCCGCCCGGATGTCCTCACCGTCCAGCTGCGGGAGTCGGTCGGCGGCATGCTGCCAGCCAGCGTGAGGCGGATCGAGTGCCTACTACGAGGGGTCCGTTCCCCCGCCGCAGGCGGTGAACGCTCCGCCAGTGAGGTGGGCGTCCCAGTAGGGGGCCGTCCCGGTGGCCGGCACGAGTCGGACCGAGCCGAGGGGCGGTTCGAGGCGCCGCAACGCGACGGCGACCTCGTCCACCAACCGCTGCACCGCGGGAGGGCGGGACACGCGCCCGGGCGGTTCGGCCGGTGCGGTGAGGTGCAAAGCCCCGGCGCGGCCGCAGATGCGCTGCACGTCCTCAGCGTCCGGACGGACGACGCGGCCGTGGG from Egibacteraceae bacterium includes:
- a CDS encoding helix-turn-helix transcriptional regulator, encoding MPGTPTPRAVTRAQRDLGAHLRRWRKLQQLSTAQVADRAGVSRPVVSRLENGEGTTLENFLRTARALGVLDGIVAAVDPMSDEVGRLRADEHLPQRVRPPRVGPANGGGIDFGSDAP
- a CDS encoding PIN domain-containing protein, whose amino-acid sequence is MIVDTSALLAFFDTDEPDHEAVTDIICSTGDLLVVSPYVVAEVDYLVASRQGVDAELAVLGELTGGAWELATFTAADLAQATEVVRRYRDQGIGVADASNVVLAERYRTAVIATLDHRHFTVLQTLTGARFELLP
- a CDS encoding DUF6788 family protein, giving the protein MDTDPQLDDLEQQRTRLYDQLAATDDFRRGSVTESYRRCGKPNCACARQDHPGHGPRVMWTRKDPGGKTTGRQLKAEEVDKVRGEIAAYRQFVEVSRQVVAVNEAICEARPLQPPSDEGEGEAEVADPERGGSSPS
- a CDS encoding HipA domain-containing protein, coding for MSDIEVLAQVADDPAVIGRLHPHRPRGRAVSSTFVYDPGWTARPDGFDLDPATPRGTGPVQTPAGHVLPRALADCAPDRWGRTLRMQEERLLAEEEGRAARTLDDIDFLLGVRDDLRQGDLRLRDGGDFQRLGGDVPLLTDLGELLDLANRAMDEDLGAAEIARLVRQGSSLGGARPKTHVQDAAGRLGIAKFPAVSVDSWDVMAWEKVCLDLAESAGIAVPGRQLLDIAGRRVLVVARFDRVHRPGRAPARVGYRSALTMCERSDGDAGSYLEIAEVVEEHSPHATEDLRQLWRRVVFNVLVTNTDDHLRNHAFLQERAGAWQLSPAFDLNPNPDAGPSPALHTAIDEYATDADLDLVMEVAPLFRLDEPSARQMLREVAEAVEGWRHAAHRCGLDDDAVRRMAPAFDHPRLRRALAC
- a CDS encoding CopG family transcriptional regulator gives rise to the protein MDKTTVYLPDELKNAVKRAARQRGVSEAEVIRDSLRSAVGGPRPRPCGGLFASGAPIARDADGHLAGFGER
- a CDS encoding type II toxin-antitoxin system VapC family toxin produces the protein MSVYLPDELYRKAREHAYPCRPSPRRPALVDVLVDQAHAGWLLDQLASGEVMAPAHQPAEVGSAVARLHRAGALTADTARDALTAALALPQQLVVASAAQVQRAFGLRDRIRVLDGLYVALAEERGVALLTTDQRLVRADPPCEVLAPPP